Proteins encoded by one window of Synechococcus sp. WH 7805:
- a CDS encoding YciI family protein: MPWFVKHETFTPETAALSVEQRRSHLEAHRAWVEERLESGTVITTGFLVDGKGLPGGGGLLMVEAESYAQALALLRGDPMIARGLVDWTLQQWMPVAGSPLMAILSAASDRPG, translated from the coding sequence ATGCCCTGGTTCGTCAAACACGAAACCTTCACGCCTGAAACGGCCGCCCTGTCTGTTGAGCAGAGGCGGTCTCACCTGGAGGCTCACCGGGCCTGGGTTGAGGAGCGGCTGGAGTCTGGGACTGTCATCACCACGGGGTTTCTGGTGGACGGGAAGGGCCTACCTGGTGGGGGTGGTCTCTTAATGGTCGAGGCCGAAAGTTATGCGCAGGCTCTTGCGTTGTTGCGGGGTGATCCGATGATTGCCCGTGGCCTTGTGGATTGGACCCTTCAGCAGTGGATGCCTGTTGCCGGGTCACCGTTGATGGCGATCTTGTCTGCAGCTTCGGACCGGCCCGGCTGA